The DNA region CTCCAATCGGTTGGAGCTTACCGCTAATGCGAAAGTAGGGAGGTAAGCCAGCCGTCAGGTGCAGGTCGGAGCCGCCCATTTCAATTAACTGCTCCATCAGGTCTTCAATCATCAGTTCCATAGGTGTGCTCCTTTGGCGATCGTGCTTTAAGAGGGTTAGTTCAGAAAAGCTTACAGGTCAAGGATGGGAGATGACAGGTTAAGGCGGGTAAAGCCCTAGTCTACCCAGGTGAATTGGGAAAGCTGTCATCCCACTCAGGGTTTTCAGCGATCCCGCATGGGAGGGGATGAGCAACCACGTTAATCATGGAAACGGGCCGTGAGACAGTACGGACAATCCAGCCATTCTTGCTTGAGTTCAGCGGCACAACAACGGCATGTTAAAGAACTCTTGCGCTTGGCTTTCAGTTCGGCTTCTAAGCCCGAATCTGTAAAAGTCACCCGTTCCACTTCCTCCAGAGTGCTTAACCCCTCACGTACCAGATTTAAGCTGTAAGCCAGCAGGGTTTTCATCCCTTCTTCGACCGCAGCTTCTTTGATCGTGCCTGTGGGTGCTCCCTGATTAATCAACGTTTGTAAGCGCTCCGTCACCCGCATCACTTCATAGACACCGCACCGTCCCTTGTACCCTACTCCACTACACTTTGGACAAAGCTGATTTTTAGCTTTGGCCTCCTGAATTTCGTGGGATTGTAAGGTATTGGCTTTGTATAGCGTAATATCTCCATCCCCAGAGGTTGTTAACCCAAATCGGGCCAGTTCATCCCGGCTAGGGGTGTAGGGAATGCGGCATTCGTCACAGACACGGCGTACCAGACGTTGGGCCACGACTCCAATCAGTGCCCCAGAAACCATGAAGGGTTCCACCCCCATTTCATCCAGACGTGCGATCGCCCCTGCCGCGTCATTGGTGTGCAGAGTTGTTAATACCAGGTGTCCAGTGAGAGCGGCTTCGATCGCCGTCTTGGCCGTTTCCCGGTCTCGCGTCTCACCCACCAGGATGACATCCGGGTCTTGGCGCAGGAAGGCTCGCAGAATCATAGCGAAGTCCATCCCCTTCTCCCGAATCACCTGCACCTGGGTTAAACCGGGCAGGGTATATTCAATAGGGTCTTCTGCCGTACTGATATTGACACCGGGATCATTCCGTTCTGCTAAAGCCGAATAGAGAGTGGTCGTTTTTCCGGAACCCGTTGGCCCGGTAACCAGAATCAGACCAAAAGGACGAGCAATCATCTCTTGCACGATGCGGAGGGTTTCTGGATCCGTAATCAGCTTGTCCAAGCCTAATTGGGTGGCTGAATTATCCAGAATCCGCAATACGACCTTTTCGCCATACTTACTGGGCAATGTACTAACCCGGAAGTCAATATTGCGATTGTCATAGCGTCGTCGGATCCGGCCATCTTGCGGCAGCCGTCGTTCAGCAATATCTAGTTGAGACATGATCTTGAAGCGAGCCGTTACCGCTGGAATAATCTTCTTGGGAAATGGCTCAAAGGCTTCTCGCAATACCCCGTCTTTCCGGAACCGGACTCGCAAATATTCTTCCTGTGGCTCAATGTGAATGTCAGACACGCCCTCCTGGAGTGCCTTGATCATAATCTTGTTAGCCAGAGCGATAACCGGAGCAGCCTCGGCATCGGCTACATCTAGATCGGCATCGTCTTCTTCAGGGGCCTCCTGAAGATCCATGTAGCCCAGCCCTTCCAGATCGGCCTGAATGTCAACCTTCTGTTGGGCTTCAATTTGCTTCTGCTTCTCAACTTGCTGATCAAGATAGCTGGAAATCAGGCGCTGGTAGTCTTCTAATGTGATCACCAACCGCTGTAAGCTGAGCCCCTGAGGGCGCAAAATGCGATTCAGGTCATCCTGAGCACCCAAGTTGTCTGGATCTACCATCGCCACCAGAACCGATCGTGGCTCTTCGTCATTGCGAAGCAGCGGGACTAATCGATAGCGACGGCACAAGTCAATAGAAATTAAGGTATCAATCAGTTCTCCAACTTGAGTTGTGGGAATCTGGCTGACCTCAGGGTCAAGTGACTCTACCCCATATAAAATCTTGAGTTCAAATAGCTGTTGCTTTTTGTACTGTCTGATTAAATCCGGTGGCAGTTGCTGCCCAGTTAGGGATTCCAGAACATCCAGTAGCGGTCTACCCGTTTTCCGGCTCTCAATTAGAGCCTGCTGCATCTGGTCACTGTCAACATAGCCAGACTGAACTAGCTTATTTCCAAATGGAGAAAAGTTATTTTGTACGACAAGCGCACGACGTTGTGATGAGGAGTTGGTCATAGCCAGTGGAAGATGAACTCCTTGTAAAGGATTCCCAAAACTGTGGAGATACTGTCAGAGAACACAAAAGATAGATTACAAGAATTTACAGGCTCATGAAGGGAACCATGTAAATGATTCAGATTACCCTGTCTTTCCTGGAGATTCTTTCAGATAATAGCGTGTGATGAAAGGTTTATGAGTTTATCTCGAACTTTGAATCAAGAGGTTGAAACTAATGAGTGGTTTTACTCAGGAAAACAACCCTGTCTGGCGTTTAGATCAGGTGAAATCAGGTTTCAATTTGGGGTGGATCTGCGAGATGTGAAGCCACTCTAAAGAAATTTTTGATTAAATGAATTCAAGATACCTATAGTTGGGCAGACTGGTTTAGGGTCTGTTTAATGCCTGATCAGTTCCTGGAGCGACTAGGATGGAATTTAATGACTGGGTGACAGTCTTGCAAGAAATACGATTGGGAAGCACACAATGATTGACGAAGAACATCGGGAAGAGGGAGCACAAGTTGCTACGGCTGGTTCTGTAGGTGCTGCTGACCAGGCTCCGCACAGCACTTCAGAAGATGGTAGTTCTATCGAAACCAGTATTCCTGGCGTGGAACAGGGGACTTCGGAGATGGCGGGGGATACCTTACCAGGAATGGATGGAGAAGCAGATACTACAGCCACCACTGAGGCTGACTATCAGATGAAGATAGCAGACTTGGAGCGGGAGATTCAGGATCTGAAAAAGAGCCTGGAAGACAGAACCAATCAACTGATGCGAAGTCAGGCTGATTTTGAGAATTACCGGAAGCGGACGGCGCGGGATAAGGAAGATTGGGAATTGAAAGCGACCTGTGCAACCATTAATACGTTGCTGCCCGTAATTGATAATTTTGAGCGGGCACGATCGCAGTTAAAACCGCAGACTGAACAGGAAACCACGATTCATAAGAGCTACCAGAGTGTGTATAAACAACTGGTGGATTGCTTAAAACAGATTGGCGTATCCCCGATGCGGGCCGAAGGTAAAGAGTTTGACCCCAACCTGCATGAAGCCGTTATGCGGGAATCAACCAGTGAGTATCCTGAGGGAACCGTGATTGAGGAACTACAGCGGGGCTATATGCTGGGCGATCGGGTATTGCGCCATGCCCTGGTTAAGGTGGCTGTTCCGCCTGAGCCTGGAATGGAATCGGGGAGTTCTGATCAGGGAAGTTCGGACGGCTAAGAAATTGGTTCGGCGCTGGCTCCAGATTTTAGCCGGACTGTTAGAGTCAGCGCAGGTTGGGCAGTTAAACGGTAAACCTGACCCCTGGGATGTATCCGTTTCTTTAGCCCGTTGACACATTACCGTATGTCCTCTACTGCCACTTGCTATGGGAAAAGTTATCGGAATCGACCTGGGTACAACCAATAGTTGTGTTGCCGTCTTAGAAGGTGGGCAACCAATTGTCATCTCCAATTCGGAGGGAGGGCGCACCACCCCCAGTATGGTTGGCTTTGGCAAAGCGGGCGATCGCTTAGTCGGACAGTTGGCTAAACGTCAAGCTGTCACCAACGCTGAGAATACCGTCTTCAGTATCAAGCGGTTTATTGGACGACGCTGGGATGACACGGAGCAGGAACGGGCACGCGTGCCTTACACCTGTGTGCGGGGAAAAGATGACACGGTAGATGTGCAAATCCGGGGGAAAGCCTACACTCCCCAGGAAATCTCGGCGATGGTCTTGCAAAAACTGAAGCAAGATGCCGAGAACTATTTGGGAGAAACGGTGACTCAGGCCGTAATTACCGTACCTGCCTACTTCAGCGATGCCCAACGGCAAGCGACGAAAGATGCAGGAACGATCGCTGGCCTGGAGGTATTGCGGATTATTAATGAACCCACGGCAGCAGCGCTGGCTTATGGTCTGGATAAACAAGACCAGGATCAATGCATCCTCGTCTTTGACTTGGGCGGCGGTACCTTCGATGTCTCAATTCTGCAACTGGGAGATGGCGTTTTTGAAGTGAAAGCGACCTCTGGGAATAACCACCTGGGAGGCGACGACTTCGATGATGTACTTGTGCGCTGGATGATTGAAACCTTCAAAGGCCAGGAAGGGATTGACCTGTCGATCGACAAGATGGCCCTGCAACGGCTGCGAGAAGCGGCAGAAAAAGCCAAAATCGAATTGTCCAGTACCCTGACTACTTCGGTCAACCTGCCCTTCATCACTGCGGATGAAACCGGGCCAAAGCATTTGGAAATGGAAGTTACCCGCACTAAGTTTGAAGAACTGGCCAGCGAGTTGATCGAGGGTACCATCCAGCCAACGGAGCAAGCACTCAAGGATGCAGGGCTGACGATCGACCAGATCGATCGCATTCTGCTGGTGGGTGGCTCTACCCGGATCCCAGCAGTACAAGAGGCGATTCGGCAATTCTTCAATAACAAAGCTCCCGATCGCTCGATCAATCCGGATGAAGCAGTAGCCTTAGGAGCCGCGATTCAGGCCGGAGTTCTGGGAGGTGAGGTGAAAGACCTGCTGTTACTGGATGTCACGCCCCTGTCGCTGGGGATCGAAACCTTGGGAGAAGTATTTACCCGGATTATCGATCGCAACACCACCATTCCCACCAGCAAAACCCAGGTCTTCTCCACCGCTACCGATGGACAGACCTCCGTCGAAATTCATGCCCTTCAAGGAGAACGGGCAATGGCGAAGGATAATAAGAGCCTGGGCAAGTTCCAACTGACGGGCATTCCCCCGGCTCCTCGCGGGGTGCCGCAGATTGAGGTGTCTTTTGATATTGATGCCAACGGAATTCTAAAAGTCTCCGCTCGCGATAAGGGCACCGGACGGGAACAGAGTATCTCTATCACCAATACGGGTGGCTTGAGTTCAGTGGAAATCGATCGCATGCGTCAAGAAGCTGAGGTATACGCAGAAGCCGATCGGGAACGCAAGGTTCTGGTAGAAATGAAGAATCAGGCCGATGCATTGTTCTACACCTATGAAACCACCATGCGGGATAACAGTGAGCTGATTAGTGAGGAACTGAAAGCCCAAGCGATAGAACGGGTGACCGATCTGAAAGCCGCGATCGCTGATCCCACAATCACCACGGAGGAGATGAAACACAAACTGGACGCGTTGCAGCAAACCTTGCTGGATATTGGGGCATCCGTCTACAAACGTTCTGCTGAAGCTGAGGATAGTTTTTCCTATTTAGATGATGACGATGATCCAGATAGCACTGCTGCATACAATTTAGGGGGCGGGCCTAATCTGGATCCGGATGATGACGATGCTACAATCACAGCCGACTATGAAGCGGTAGAGTAGAGGTTGGTAACGGCACAGATTGTTGGCTCAAACAGTCCGGAATAAAAATTCGCTCCTGAAGCGAGAGATTTATTCGCTAAGGTATAGAGGAGATAGGTGAAAATGCTGGGCAATTGATGGGAGGCACCCAGCCTTCTATCCCCCATTTCCTCTACCCAAAGTTCCCACCCCTAAGACCACAATTCTTTTATCTTCTAAAGCAACGTGCTATGGCTGGTGATTATTACGATATCCTTGGTGTTTCTCGTGACGCTGACAAGGAAGAAATTAAGCGTGCTTACCGTCGCTTAGCACGAAAGTATCATCCTGATGTGAATAAGGAGGCAGGGGCCGAAGAACGCTTTAAGGAAATCAACCGGGCCTACGAGATTCTCTCAGAGCCGGAAACTCGCGCCCGGTACGATCGCTTTGGGGAAGCGGGAGTCAGTTCCACGGCTGGCCCCGGTTATCAGGACTTTGGCGACTTTGGCGGATTTGCTGCTGACATTTTTGAAAGCTTTTTCAGTGGCTTTGGCGGTG from Leptodesmis sichuanensis A121 includes:
- the grpE gene encoding nucleotide exchange factor GrpE, with the translated sequence MIDEEHREEGAQVATAGSVGAADQAPHSTSEDGSSIETSIPGVEQGTSEMAGDTLPGMDGEADTTATTEADYQMKIADLEREIQDLKKSLEDRTNQLMRSQADFENYRKRTARDKEDWELKATCATINTLLPVIDNFERARSQLKPQTEQETTIHKSYQSVYKQLVDCLKQIGVSPMRAEGKEFDPNLHEAVMRESTSEYPEGTVIEELQRGYMLGDRVLRHALVKVAVPPEPGMESGSSDQGSSDG
- a CDS encoding GspE/PulE family protein, giving the protein MTNSSSQRRALVVQNNFSPFGNKLVQSGYVDSDQMQQALIESRKTGRPLLDVLESLTGQQLPPDLIRQYKKQQLFELKILYGVESLDPEVSQIPTTQVGELIDTLISIDLCRRYRLVPLLRNDEEPRSVLVAMVDPDNLGAQDDLNRILRPQGLSLQRLVITLEDYQRLISSYLDQQVEKQKQIEAQQKVDIQADLEGLGYMDLQEAPEEDDADLDVADAEAAPVIALANKIMIKALQEGVSDIHIEPQEEYLRVRFRKDGVLREAFEPFPKKIIPAVTARFKIMSQLDIAERRLPQDGRIRRRYDNRNIDFRVSTLPSKYGEKVVLRILDNSATQLGLDKLITDPETLRIVQEMIARPFGLILVTGPTGSGKTTTLYSALAERNDPGVNISTAEDPIEYTLPGLTQVQVIREKGMDFAMILRAFLRQDPDVILVGETRDRETAKTAIEAALTGHLVLTTLHTNDAAGAIARLDEMGVEPFMVSGALIGVVAQRLVRRVCDECRIPYTPSRDELARFGLTTSGDGDITLYKANTLQSHEIQEAKAKNQLCPKCSGVGYKGRCGVYEVMRVTERLQTLINQGAPTGTIKEAAVEEGMKTLLAYSLNLVREGLSTLEEVERVTFTDSGLEAELKAKRKSSLTCRCCAAELKQEWLDCPYCLTARFHD
- the dnaK gene encoding molecular chaperone DnaK — translated: MGKVIGIDLGTTNSCVAVLEGGQPIVISNSEGGRTTPSMVGFGKAGDRLVGQLAKRQAVTNAENTVFSIKRFIGRRWDDTEQERARVPYTCVRGKDDTVDVQIRGKAYTPQEISAMVLQKLKQDAENYLGETVTQAVITVPAYFSDAQRQATKDAGTIAGLEVLRIINEPTAAALAYGLDKQDQDQCILVFDLGGGTFDVSILQLGDGVFEVKATSGNNHLGGDDFDDVLVRWMIETFKGQEGIDLSIDKMALQRLREAAEKAKIELSSTLTTSVNLPFITADETGPKHLEMEVTRTKFEELASELIEGTIQPTEQALKDAGLTIDQIDRILLVGGSTRIPAVQEAIRQFFNNKAPDRSINPDEAVALGAAIQAGVLGGEVKDLLLLDVTPLSLGIETLGEVFTRIIDRNTTIPTSKTQVFSTATDGQTSVEIHALQGERAMAKDNKSLGKFQLTGIPPAPRGVPQIEVSFDIDANGILKVSARDKGTGREQSISITNTGGLSSVEIDRMRQEAEVYAEADRERKVLVEMKNQADALFYTYETTMRDNSELISEELKAQAIERVTDLKAAIADPTITTEEMKHKLDALQQTLLDIGASVYKRSAEAEDSFSYLDDDDDPDSTAAYNLGGGPNLDPDDDDATITADYEAVE